GCGACACCGCGCCTTCGCCGCTCATCACCGAACTGGCCAGCGGCGCCGACGTGCTGGTGCACGAGGCGCAGGCCACGCCCGTGCCCAACGTGCACAGCACCTACGCGCAGGCCGCGCGGGTGGCGTTCGAGGCGGGCGCGCGGCGGCTGATCCTGGTCCACCTCCCGCCGGGGGTGAGCGACGGGGACCTGGACGAGGCGCGCAAGGTGTTCGCCCACACCGAGCTGGGCGAGGACGGGGGGCGGCATGAGTTCTAGCCGCGCGCTCCGCGCCTGGGCGGCGGCCGTGGTTGCGCTGCTGGCCGGGTGCCGCACCGCCGCGCAGTCCGCCCGCGGCTCCGAGTGCGCGCTGCCGCCCGGCGACGAGCTGGTGAACGTGCGCCGGATCGACCGCACCATCCGCGCGGACGTCCGCTACGCCACCAGCAACAACTTCACCGGGCGCCGCCTTCCCGGCTACGAGCGCCCGCGCGCCATGCTGCGCCCGTCCGCCGCCGCGGCGCTGGGGCGCGTGCAGGCGCGGCTGCGCACCGAGGGGCTGGGATTGAAGGTGTTCGACGCCTACCGCCCCGTCCGCGCGACGCTGGCGATGGTGGACTGGGCCGAGCGCAGCGGCAACCGGTGGGTGCTGGACCAGGGCTACGTCGCACGCCGCAGCGGCCACAACCTGGGCATCACCGTAGACCTCACCCTCGTGGACCTCCGCACCGGGCGCGAGCTGGCGATGGGGACGCCCTTCGACACCTTCAGCGAGGCCGCGCACACGGCCAACGCCACGGGCGAGGTGATGGAGAACCGGCTGCGGCTGAAGCGGGCGATGGAGGCCGAGGGGTTCGCCAACTACGACCAGGAGTGGTGGCACTACCGGATGGCGGGCGGCCCGCCGCCGCTGGACGTGCCGCTGCGCTGCTTCCCCTGACCGGGCGCAGGGGAACCGGAGCGCGTCACGACGGGTAACGGGTGCTCGTTCTTCCGAGGCGCGGCACCCGTCCGCCGCCGACGTTCCCCCGATCCCATCCAAGCATTCCGATGAACGCCCGTACCGCCTTCGCGCTGGCCGCCGTCCTCGGCGCCGCGCTGCTCGCGCGCCCCGCCGCCGCGCAGACCACCGACACCACGGCCGCCACGCCCGCCGCGCCCGCGCACCGCGTGCGCCACGACCGCAACCTGCTGACGCCCGAGGACTTCGCCGGGCGGCACGAGGACAACG
This sequence is a window from Longimicrobium sp.. Protein-coding genes within it:
- a CDS encoding M15 family metallopeptidase, which codes for MSSSRALRAWAAAVVALLAGCRTAAQSARGSECALPPGDELVNVRRIDRTIRADVRYATSNNFTGRRLPGYERPRAMLRPSAAAALGRVQARLRTEGLGLKVFDAYRPVRATLAMVDWAERSGNRWVLDQGYVARRSGHNLGITVDLTLVDLRTGRELAMGTPFDTFSEAAHTANATGEVMENRLRLKRAMEAEGFANYDQEWWHYRMAGGPPPLDVPLRCFP